Genomic segment of Catenibacterium mitsuokai:
AAATGATGCAGAAGTCACAACAGAAATCTATACTCGCTATGTAGATACTGAACTGAAGTATTTAAGCAAGTATGAGCATGCAGAAGATTCTTTTAAAAATCATGAGATTGGTGATGCTGCTGAAGATTATGTAGACGCATTGCTAGATGGTAAGAAGATGGCTTATCTGATTGATAAGGATTATACTACATGGCATAGAGAACATGATGAAGATGTATTTGAAGATACGACTGAAGCTCTTTATAAGTTAAATAATATTAAGAAAATTACTTTTGAAAATGAAGAGAACCAGAAGAAGTTTGATCGTCTTGTGAAATATGGAGAAGAATATAGTAAGAGGGATGACTAATGGATAATATTGTCGTATTAAATGATGAACATGGAAATGAAGTAGAGTTTGAATATCTTGATTTGATTGAACATAATAATGAAGCATATGTTGTTTTATTACCTGTAGAGGATGATGCAGATGAAGTAGTAATCTTAAGATGTGAAGAATCAGATGATGACTCTGATGAAGAAAACTATCGTTCAGTAGATGATCAAGAATTATTGAATGAGATATTTGAAATCTTTAAAGAAAAGAATAAAGATAATTTTGATTTTGATTAAGAGCGAGGGGGGGCACCTGAATGGTGACCCCCCTTTTATGATGGTTCGATAAATTATTCATGCACAAATAAGTAAATACGTGTATATACGATATATATGTATTGAATATTTTCACATGTAGGACTATTATATACGCGAATTTTGATATTGTTATTTATGATATATATCAAATGAAGGTAAACACACTTAATGGTGTTTATGTATATATTTTGAAGGGAGAATTTAATCATGAAAACTTGGAAATTAGTTTCTGGAATATTATCAATCGTATTAAGCGTATTTGTATTATTCCAATCAGCATTGGCTGGCGTAGCCAATACAATGTCAGCAAATGGAGAAGCTGGAGGAAGTGCTGGATTATTTGTCGCAATTCTTTTACTTGCTGGTGGTATTGTTTCTATCTGTGTGAGAAAAAGTGTTAAAAAAGGTGGCAATATTGCATTAGTTGTATTATTTGGTTTAGCTGCTTTATTTGGATTTACTGGTGCTGGAAGTTATGGTGACTTATATATTTGGTCATTCTGGTGTTTAATTAATGCAGTACTTGCAGTTGTTGCGTTAGTAAAAATGAAAAAAAGTCTGAAGACAGCGTAATGAATTCCTCCTATTAGGAGGATTTTTTTATATCTAATAATATTTCTGGTTTCATCTACCACAATATATATATCTTGTTAATCTCAATCATCTGCATCCTCCCAATACATGTTTTTGTTTATACCAAGAAATATCTCATCCAAAAAATGGGAATAATAAAGGGATATGTATTATAAGTGAAGGTGGTGATAAAAACGAATTAGAAATCATAAAAGGATCATATAAATTTAAAGGAGGACTGTAACAATGGACACTTTAAAGAAGAATTATAATTCAGAGAACTTCATCCTTCTAGGTAGACCCTATGAGCAAAAAGAAACTATTGAACTTATTGTGAGTATCTATAAGAATAATCATCCAGATTTTTTTGAAGGTGAACGAAACTCATTCATATTTGAACTACGCTATACAGAACCATTTGAAAAAAATTTCACTGAGTTAAAGCGTCTTCAAGGATTAGCGGCCAAGTACGCTGGACGTAGAAATGAATTTCAAGGTTATATTATTATCAATTTAAGCAGTTATTTAAATCATTGTGATGATTGTTATCTTAAATTAATACTTTATTTTCTCATGGATATGAATGAAACATGGAAGTATATTTTTTTAATCGATAATAAGAATGAAAAATCATCTAGAGAATTAGTCAGCAAGGTTCTACAGTTATTTATCATCGACAACATTCCATGCAAAGTAATCGAAGAAAAAAAAGAAAAGAATATGATAAAAATTGTGCATTCAATGTGTGAAGAAAAAGGAATGAGATGTACAGATAGTGTAATATTCTTTTTCATTGATCTATTATGTCATCATTTTAGTGAGGAAGCTGTTTCTCAGTTAATCACAATTATTTCATGGAACTCAAATGAACGTGTCAATATGAAATTGATTGATAAATTAGTATCTAATCCAAATTCTATGATTTGTTATATGCTAAGTAAAAAAGAACTAGACGAGTTAAATCAGATTATCGAATCAAACAAGGAGAAAGAGAAATATGAAGAAACACGAAGCTAGTTATACTGGTTATGTATATGAAAAGCCTATGGCGTATTGGACACCAAAAAAAGAAGTAATAAAACAACTGACTAAAGTAGATTTTGATAAGAATGAAAAGATAGAGAAAGGCGGTTTACCAATCATTTCTGATGGTAAAACTGGCTATATTGATTCTGATGATGGACATACTGCAATCATTGCATCAAGTGGTATGATGAAGAGTCTTTCTTGTTTTACTCCTCTTATCTATACTCTTAGCCAGACGAATACACCTGAAAATATGGTTATAACTGATCCTAAGGGTGAGTTATATAATCTCACCGCAGGAATGCTTCAAAAATCAGGATATAAAGTTTTTTGTATTGATTTTCGTTCTATGGACAAGGATTGCTTTAATATTTTAAAATATGCTGCTCAAATGTATCGTTATGGTAGCAAAGATAAAGGATTATCTTTACTTTCAGACATAGTTAATGTTTTATCCGAAGATCAACGCAAAGTCACAAAAGACCTCTTTTGGATTGATTCTGCTCGCATGTATATGAACGCGACTGGAGCCTTGATGTTTGAATCTTATCCAAAGATAGAACAGATTAATGTTTTAAACTGGTCTAATTATAATATGGAGTATTCTACTAAGAGTCTTAAATTATCTTTTTTAAGTAAAATGCCTGACAATCTAACAAAGAACTCTCTGATGCAGATTGTTTCTGCTGCAAATGAAACACTTAGAAGCATTTTGGTTTCAGCTGCTGCTTGTTTTGGAGTATTTAATCAAAATCCTAAATTATCTAGAATGTTGTCTCACAATACGTTTGAATTGCATGATTTACTCAATCCTAAAACTGCTTTATTTATTGTAACTGATGATACAACATCTACAGCTGATCCAATTGTTGGAATCATTATAAATCAGATTCAAAGTTTCTTGATTGATAAGGCTTATCATTCTAAAGGTGGCCGCTTAAAAACACGTATGAACTTTATCTTAGATGAATTTGCCTCAATACCAATTCCAAATATGGATAAGGCATTAGCAACACATCGTAGTAGAAACATTAGATATTACCTTTGCGTACAGAGTTTAGCACTATTAAATGAAAGATATCAAAACCCAGAAAAACTCCTTTCTAACTGTACATCTACATTGTATCTTGGCTCTACTGAACTTGAATTACTTAATAAGTTAGAAACAAAACTAGGAAACACAAATATTACTCCTAATGGTTTAGAAAAACCATTATGTAGCATTACAGATCTTATGATGCTGAAAAAAGTATGGAATTACAAAGAAGCAATCTATATCAATATTTCAAAAGGAATCAAATATTGTATGATGTTGCCAAGCATTTATATCTATGATGATAAAAAATATGAAGTACCTTCATATGATATCAATCCACCAGAGGTTGAAATTTATACAACACATCAATTTGTGAAGGATGTAGTGACTGGTAATATACCTATTCCTTTTTCAAATGGTATTGTAATGAAAGATGAGACAGCCGTGATGTTCTTAAAAAAATAAAAATCATAGTGAAACTTAAAAATATTTTGAAGATGTATCTGATTCACCAACGGTTAAAGGAGGAATAGAATATGAAATTACCATCAACAAGAATTACTACTTCTACAGGTTATATGGTTTCTGATTGTATATCTGAAGAATTTTCTAGAAGAGTCATCTACATTACAGATGAAATCACAGATTCTCTAGCGGCAGATATCTGCTGCCAAATGAATCATTTAGCTGCAGTGAGTAATGAAGATATCACTCTTTGGATTATGTCTCCTGGTGGTTCTGTTACTGCAGGATTAGCTATTCTAGATACTATGAATAGTGTTGAATGTGATATTAAAACAATTGTAATGGGCCAGGCAGCTTCTATGGCAGCAGTGATTGCATCATCTGGCACAAAAGGCAAACGTTACATAGGAACAAATGCCTGGATGATGATTCATCAAGCTCTAGCTGGATTCTCAGGGCAGACCACTGATATTCTAAGATCTGCACAACACATTGAAGAAATCAATAATAACTTGTATTCAATACTTGCACGAAATTGTAGTGCTCATATTGAAACAATTGCGAAAGATTGTGATAGAGATTATCATATGAATGCTAGAACAGCGATTGTTTATGGTTTAGTAGATCATATATATCAAAGTCCCAGCTAATTGAAATTCATACAAAAAGGTGATTACTTTAGATAAGTCTTCACCTTTTTTGATGTGTTTCTAATGCTATGCGTTTTCTATC
This window contains:
- a CDS encoding DUF1292 domain-containing protein translates to MDNIVVLNDEHGNEVEFEYLDLIEHNNEAYVVLLPVEDDADEVVILRCEESDDDSDEENYRSVDDQELLNEIFEIFKEKNKDNFDFD
- a CDS encoding type IV secretory system conjugative DNA transfer family protein, with protein sequence MKKHEASYTGYVYEKPMAYWTPKKEVIKQLTKVDFDKNEKIEKGGLPIISDGKTGYIDSDDGHTAIIASSGMMKSLSCFTPLIYTLSQTNTPENMVITDPKGELYNLTAGMLQKSGYKVFCIDFRSMDKDCFNILKYAAQMYRYGSKDKGLSLLSDIVNVLSEDQRKVTKDLFWIDSARMYMNATGALMFESYPKIEQINVLNWSNYNMEYSTKSLKLSFLSKMPDNLTKNSLMQIVSAANETLRSILVSAAACFGVFNQNPKLSRMLSHNTFELHDLLNPKTALFIVTDDTTSTADPIVGIIINQIQSFLIDKAYHSKGGRLKTRMNFILDEFASIPIPNMDKALATHRSRNIRYYLCVQSLALLNERYQNPEKLLSNCTSTLYLGSTELELLNKLETKLGNTNITPNGLEKPLCSITDLMMLKKVWNYKEAIYINISKGIKYCMMLPSIYIYDDKKYEVPSYDINPPEVEIYTTHQFVKDVVTGNIPIPFSNGIVMKDETAVMFLKK
- a CDS encoding ATP-dependent Clp protease proteolytic subunit, which gives rise to MKLPSTRITTSTGYMVSDCISEEFSRRVIYITDEITDSLAADICCQMNHLAAVSNEDITLWIMSPGGSVTAGLAILDTMNSVECDIKTIVMGQAASMAAVIASSGTKGKRYIGTNAWMMIHQALAGFSGQTTDILRSAQHIEEINNNLYSILARNCSAHIETIAKDCDRDYHMNARTAIVYGLVDHIYQSPS